From the Anguilla anguilla isolate fAngAng1 chromosome 6, fAngAng1.pri, whole genome shotgun sequence genome, one window contains:
- the LOC118229603 gene encoding AN1-type zinc finger protein 5-like isoform X1 has protein sequence MAQETNRTQVPMLCTLGCGFYGNPRTNGMCSVCYKEHLQRQQGGGHTTSPGERAAAALAGSPGEAPVAVETTPEPSTDGLAQTEETKSSSPSPVTQQMTAMSISQDSGPVDSDQAEADEEEEDEDEGPSKPSGETAEAAEAVSDGDQTPDKNKKKNRCFSCRKKVGLTGFDCRCGNLFCAVHRYSDKHDCPFDYRGAATARLRKENPIVVAEKIQKL, from the exons ATGGCTCAGGAGACCAATCGGACGCAGGTGCCAATGCTTTGCACCCTGGGCTGTGGTTTCTACGGCAACCCCCGCACAAATGGCATGTGCTCCGTCTGCTACAAGGAGCACTTGCAGAGGCAGCAGGGGGGGGGCCACACCACCTCCCCAGGTGAGAGAG CTGCTGCAGCCCTGGCGGGATCCCCTGGAGAAGCTCCTGTCGCCGTGGAAACGACCCCTGAACCCAGCACAGATGGTCTGGCCCAGACAGAAGAGACCAAGTCCAG CTCCCCCAGCCCGGTCACCCAGCAGATGACGGCCATGAGCATCTCCCAGGACAGCGGGCCAGTCGACTCGGATCAGGCCGAAgcggacgaggaagaggaggacgaggacgaagGGCCTTCCAAACCGTCGG GCGAGACTGCAGAGGCAGCGGAGGCCGTTTCCGACGGCGACCAGACGCCCgacaaaaacaagaagaagaaccGCTGCTTCTCCTGCCGGAAGAAAGTGGGCCTCACAG GGTTCGACTGTCGCTGCGGCAACCTGTTCTGCGCCGTCCACCGCTACTCGGACAAGCACGACTGCCCCTTCGACTACCGGGGGGCGGCCACCGCACGCCTGCGCAAGGAGAACCCCATCGTGGTCGCCGAGAAGATCCAGAAGTTGTGA
- the LOC118229603 gene encoding AN1-type zinc finger protein 5-like isoform X2 produces the protein MAQETNRTQVPMLCTLGCGFYGNPRTNGMCSVCYKEHLQRQQGGGHTTSPAAAALAGSPGEAPVAVETTPEPSTDGLAQTEETKSSSPSPVTQQMTAMSISQDSGPVDSDQAEADEEEEDEDEGPSKPSGETAEAAEAVSDGDQTPDKNKKKNRCFSCRKKVGLTGFDCRCGNLFCAVHRYSDKHDCPFDYRGAATARLRKENPIVVAEKIQKL, from the exons ATGGCTCAGGAGACCAATCGGACGCAGGTGCCAATGCTTTGCACCCTGGGCTGTGGTTTCTACGGCAACCCCCGCACAAATGGCATGTGCTCCGTCTGCTACAAGGAGCACTTGCAGAGGCAGCAGGGGGGGGGCCACACCACCTCCCCAG CTGCTGCAGCCCTGGCGGGATCCCCTGGAGAAGCTCCTGTCGCCGTGGAAACGACCCCTGAACCCAGCACAGATGGTCTGGCCCAGACAGAAGAGACCAAGTCCAG CTCCCCCAGCCCGGTCACCCAGCAGATGACGGCCATGAGCATCTCCCAGGACAGCGGGCCAGTCGACTCGGATCAGGCCGAAgcggacgaggaagaggaggacgaggacgaagGGCCTTCCAAACCGTCGG GCGAGACTGCAGAGGCAGCGGAGGCCGTTTCCGACGGCGACCAGACGCCCgacaaaaacaagaagaagaaccGCTGCTTCTCCTGCCGGAAGAAAGTGGGCCTCACAG GGTTCGACTGTCGCTGCGGCAACCTGTTCTGCGCCGTCCACCGCTACTCGGACAAGCACGACTGCCCCTTCGACTACCGGGGGGCGGCCACCGCACGCCTGCGCAAGGAGAACCCCATCGTGGTCGCCGAGAAGATCCAGAAGTTGTGA